In Pseudomonas sp. GCEP-101, one DNA window encodes the following:
- the ccmI gene encoding c-type cytochrome biogenesis protein CcmI: MIDFWLAAGLLLLVALAFLLVPLLRGRKAQAEEDRTALNVALYQERLAELGSQRDAGTLDDAQFDAGRAEAARELLSDTEGAGEDRRSRLGRAAPLVAALVLPFLALGLYLHWGASDKVELAREFATAPKSMEEVTSRLERSLKAQPDSAEGWYFLGRAYMTQNRATDAATAFEQAARLSGRQPEVLGQWAQALYFAGNKALSQQVRDLADEALKKDPQEVTTLGLLGIAAFEDEKYANAIDYWGRLVAVLPQDDPSREAIAGGIERARQRMIEQGQTPPEAPAAAATAGVTLKVKVDLSAAVKGQVKPDDSVFVFALAVSGPPMPLAVKRLKVSDLPSEVSLSDADAMMPQLKLSQHPQVQLVARISRAGNATAGEWIGRSASLSTSQAGEQSVTIDSPDQK, encoded by the coding sequence ATGATCGATTTCTGGCTCGCCGCCGGCCTGCTGTTGCTGGTGGCCCTGGCATTCCTCCTCGTCCCTCTGCTGCGCGGCCGCAAGGCCCAGGCCGAGGAAGACCGCACCGCCCTCAACGTCGCCCTGTACCAGGAACGCCTGGCCGAGCTGGGCAGCCAGCGTGACGCCGGCACCCTGGACGACGCGCAGTTCGACGCCGGCCGCGCCGAGGCCGCGCGCGAGCTGCTCTCCGATACCGAAGGCGCCGGCGAGGACCGCCGTTCCCGCCTGGGGCGCGCCGCGCCGCTGGTGGCTGCGCTGGTGTTGCCGTTCCTCGCCCTGGGGCTCTACCTGCACTGGGGCGCCAGCGACAAGGTCGAGCTGGCCCGCGAATTCGCCACCGCGCCCAAGTCCATGGAAGAGGTGACCTCGCGCCTGGAGCGCTCCCTCAAGGCCCAGCCGGATTCCGCCGAAGGCTGGTACTTCCTCGGTCGCGCCTACATGACGCAGAACCGCGCCACCGACGCCGCCACGGCCTTCGAGCAGGCCGCGCGCCTGTCCGGCCGCCAGCCGGAAGTGCTCGGCCAGTGGGCCCAGGCGCTGTACTTCGCGGGTAACAAGGCGCTCAGCCAACAGGTTCGTGACCTGGCCGACGAAGCGCTGAAGAAGGACCCGCAGGAAGTCACCACCCTCGGCCTGCTGGGCATCGCTGCCTTCGAGGACGAAAAGTACGCCAACGCCATCGACTACTGGGGCCGCCTGGTCGCCGTGCTGCCGCAGGACGACCCGTCCCGCGAGGCCATCGCCGGCGGCATCGAGCGCGCCCGCCAACGCATGATCGAGCAGGGCCAGACGCCGCCCGAGGCGCCGGCGGCCGCCGCAACCGCTGGCGTGACCCTGAAGGTGAAGGTCGACCTCAGCGCCGCGGTGAAGGGCCAGGTCAAGCCGGACGACAGCGTGTTCGTCTTCGCCCTCGCCGTGAGCGGCCCGCCGATGCCGCTGGCGGTCAAGCGCCTGAAGGTGTCCGACCTGCCCAGCGAGGTGTCGCTCAGCGACGCCGACGCGATGATGCCGCAGCTCAAGCTCTCCCAGCACCCGCAGGTGCAACTGGTGGCGCGTATCTCCCGCGCCGGCAATGCCACCGCCGGGGAATGGATCGGACGAAGCGCTTCGTTGTCTACTTCCCAGGCGGGCGAGCAGAGCGTGACAATCGACAGCCCGGATCAGAAGTAA
- the dsbE gene encoding thiol:disulfide interchange protein DsbE, with product MKRAILLLPLAIFLVVAVFLFRGLWLDPSELPSALIGKPFPAFSLPSVTEPGKTYTEADLKGKPALVNVWGTWCPTCRFEHPVLTDLAAKGVVIYGINYKDDAAAAQKWLKELHNPYLLNIADAQGTLGLDLGVYGAPETYIIDKDGIIRHKLVGAVDEKVWREQLAPIYQGLVDEAEGK from the coding sequence GTGAAGCGTGCAATCCTGCTGTTGCCCCTGGCGATCTTCCTGGTCGTCGCGGTATTTCTCTTCCGCGGCCTGTGGCTGGACCCCAGTGAGCTGCCCTCGGCGCTGATCGGCAAGCCGTTCCCGGCATTCTCCCTGCCCAGCGTCACCGAGCCGGGCAAGACCTACACCGAGGCGGACCTCAAGGGTAAGCCGGCGCTGGTCAACGTCTGGGGCACCTGGTGCCCGACCTGCCGTTTCGAGCACCCGGTGCTCACCGATCTCGCCGCCAAGGGCGTGGTGATCTACGGCATCAACTACAAGGACGACGCGGCCGCCGCGCAGAAGTGGCTCAAGGAGCTGCACAACCCTTACCTGCTGAACATCGCCGATGCGCAGGGTACCCTGGGCCTGGACCTGGGCGTGTACGGCGCGCCGGAGACCTACATCATCGACAAGGACGGCATCATCCGCCACAAGCTGGTCGGCGCCGTGGACGAGAAGGTCTGGCGTGAGCAACTGGCGCCGATCTACCAGGGCCTGGTCGACGAAGCGGAGGGTAAATGA
- a CDS encoding cytochrome c-type biogenesis protein, with protein sequence MKRLLAAAALGLCLTGIAHAAIDTYEFANDIERERFRDLTTELRCPKCQNQDIADSNAPIAADLRKQIYTQMAAGKSNQQIIDYMVDRYGEFVRYKPEVSERTWLLWFGPAALLGLGVIVIGAIVARRRRPAAATSTTLSAEEQARLDQLLDNQDK encoded by the coding sequence ATGAAGCGTCTTCTTGCCGCTGCCGCGCTCGGGCTTTGCCTCACCGGCATCGCCCACGCCGCCATCGACACCTACGAGTTCGCCAATGACATCGAGCGCGAGCGTTTCCGCGACCTGACCACCGAGCTGCGCTGCCCCAAGTGCCAGAACCAGGACATCGCCGATTCCAACGCACCGATCGCCGCCGACCTGCGCAAGCAGATCTACACCCAGATGGCCGCCGGCAAGAGCAACCAGCAGATCATCGACTACATGGTCGACCGCTACGGCGAGTTCGTGCGCTACAAGCCCGAAGTCAGCGAGCGCACCTGGCTGCTCTGGTTCGGCCCCGCCGCGCTGCTGGGCCTGGGCGTGATCGTCATCGGCGCCATCGTCGCGCGGCGCCGTCGCCCGGCGGCTGCCACTTCCACCACGCTGTCCGCCGAGGAGCAGGCGCGTCTCGACCAATTGCTGGATAACCAAGACAAATGA